Part of the Paenibacillus sp. JNUCC32 genome is shown below.
GCTCTCCCGCGGTCAGCGCTCCGGTGGATACCTGCAATCCGCCATACCCGATCACCACCACCAGCAGCATCATCAGCACAAAAGACATCAGCGGTGCGATCCAGGCAGAGACTACGCCTTCCTTGATACCGAAATTCAGCAGGTTGGTGATGCCTTTGTTCCCGTTCTCATACTCTCTATTCTCCGCATTAGAGGCTTTAACCAGCCGAATCTCCGACAGCACCTGGCTGATATTCGCCGTAAACGACGCCGTCTCGTCCTGCATGCCCAGCGATATTTTGTACATCTTCCTGCCGAGCGGGACAAGGATCAGCGCCGCTATCGGAATGACGATAAACATCGTCAGCGTCATTTTCCAGTTTAGATAAAGGAGCACCCCAATGGAACCCACAATGGAGATGATTCCGCTGAAGAATCCGGCCACATGGTCTGATATGAGGCTTTTGATCACTCCTGTATCATTCGTCATCCGGCTGACCGATTCCCCCGAACGGTTATGATCGAAATAGCGGATCGGCAGCACAAGCAGCTTTTTCCACAGCCGCTCCCTCAGGGCAGCCACCATCTTTTGTCCCGTATAGCTTAACAGAAAAATCGAGACCCCGGCAGCAATCGTCTGCACCACAAACGCGATGCCCAGCCCAATCATATGGGACCGATTCATATCCGTCAGCGAGAAGCCATCCACCAGGCTCTTCGTAAACATGGGTATGACAAGCCCGACCAAGGTTGAGATCACATTCAGCAGGATCGCCCCGATCAGCAGCAGCATCGGCGGTTTCGTTTCCTTCAATAACCGGAAGAACGCCTGAGAACCTGCCTTCTTGCTCCCGGCCCGTTCTTCGCGCTTGATTTCCTGTATAGCAGTACCCGTTGGACTCATTGTACTCCCTTCCCTTCCCATCCCTTTATATTGTCTGTAAGAAGAGAATATATCAGCAAGTTAAACTGAAGTTAAACGATGGCTTACGATTCGGAAAACAACGCAAAATAACCCCACCAAGTGGAGCTTATGCTTCGATGCTTATTCCCAATGCTTTGCGGCGACCCCAAAACGGATTAAAAAAGGACGGATGTCTCCGCCCCTTCTCTTCAATCATGTTCTTATGTACGCGACAAGCGAGCGAGAACCCCAAGGCAGCGCCTGATAGCAAAAAAAGCCTTGCTGTAACAAGACTTTTCTTAAACTTGAATCACGGTTACCCTATTGGTTCTCGAGTTCCTCTTTGCTCACCAAGTTCACGAGTGAAGTAACCGCTTGCTCAGCGTCAGCTCCCTCAGCACTAATGTAAACTTCCGTTCCTGAGCTGATCGCAAGGCTCATAATTCCCATGATACTTTTGGCATTTACTTTTTTATCATCTTTTTCAACAAAAATTTCAGATGAGTATTTATTCGCTTCCTGAACGAACAGCGCGGCCGGTCTGGCGTGAAGACCCGTCTTTAACCGAACGACTACCGGGTGCTTTGTCATGAAAATTACCCCCTATCTAATAAATCTGCTGCATTGAAAGCGCGATTGACATTTTATAATATTATACCATTTTACCATACAGGACACTAGAAGAAAAAATCTTAAGCATTCCGAATCTTTTCGGCCAATTCATCGATTTTGCGCAGACGGTGATTGACGCCTGATTTGCTGACGGTTCCTTTGAGCAATTCGCCGACTTCCTTCAGGTTCATATCCGGATGAGCCAGCCGAATCTCTGCCACTTCCCGCAGTTTATCGGGCAAATTCTCAAGACCCACTTCCTTTTGGAGCAGCTTGATGTTCTCAATCTGACGGACGGCCGCGCCGATCGTTTTGTTCAGGTTGGCGGTCTCGCAGTTTACGATCCGGTTCACCGAATTGCGCATGTCCCGCATAATCCGGACATCCTCAAACTTGAACAAGGCCTGATGGGCACCGATCAAATTGAGGAATTCGATGATTTTTTCGCCTTCCTTGATGTAGAAGATGAAGCCCTTCTTCCGCTCGATGCAGCGTGCGTTCAGATGAAATTCATTCGCCAGGTCCACCAGGGACTGGCAATGCTCCTCATACATCGAGGCAATTTCCAGATGGTACGAAGACCCCTCCGGGTTGTTCACGGATCCGCCTGCCATGAAGGCACCTCGCAGATAAGCCCGCTTACAGCAATTTTTGCGAACGATCTGCTCGTCGATGCGCGATTGAAACAGAAAGCCTTCGGAGACGATGCGAAGCTCTTTCAGGATCTCCTGAACCTGGGCGGGAATACGAACGATATATACGTTATTCTTCTTCAAACGCATTTTTTTACGCACCAAAAGTTCGGTATGCGCCTGGAAATGCTTCTTAATTAAGGAATAAATACGTCTTGCAATCGCGGCATTTTCCGTCGAAATATCCAGGATTACCTTTTTGTTCGAAAGCTGAACAGAGCCGTTCATCCGAATTAGCGCGGACAGTTCGGCTTTTTCACAGCAGCTCTGGCTTTCGATCATCGTCAGTTCTTTCTTCGTCTGTGCCGCAAAGGACAAGGTACTCACCCCTTTCGTGTAATCCAATCCTGTACCAGCTGAAATATATGATTGCTCAGCTTGTCAGCATCATGCCTTAAGTATGTTCTAAATAGCACAAGCTTATCGGCAATAAGTTTATATCCTCGGCTGGTCACCTCATCGCGGTCCAGCAGCACGGGCTTCGCGCCCTTCTGTGCATACTTGTCCTGAACCTGAGGCGGAATCTCACCATCATTAACAATAACATAATCGAACAGATGAAGACCAATATGGTCGTAAACGGCCTGCAAATGATCGCTCACCGTATAATTATCGGTTTCTCCCGGCTGCGTCATCACGTTGCACACAAACATTTTGATCGCTTCGGACGAGACAATGGCTTCGGCAAGCTTGGGAACCAGCAAATTGGGCAAAATACTGGTGTACAGGCTGCCCGGACCGATCAGAATCGCATCGGCCTGTTGAATCGCTTCCAGCGCTTCCGGCAGCGGTTCCACATGTTCCGGCTCCAGGAAGATCCGCTTGATGCGGCGCCCGGCCTCCGGGATTTTGGATTCGCCGGTCACAATCGTGCCGTCCTCCATCTCCGCATGCAGAATGACAGCTTCGCCCGCTGCGGGCAGCACCTGTCCGCGAACAACAAAAACCCGGCTCATCTCCTTGACTGCCGTGACAAAATCACCGTGCAAATCCGTCATGGCAGCCAGGATCAAATTGCCGAGGCTGTGCCCGGCCAGTCCCGAGCCATTCTTGAAACGGTATTTCAATATATCGGATAACAGCGGCTCCACATCCGCGAGTGCTGTCAGTACATTACGAATATCTCCCGGAGGCGGCATCTGCAACTCGCTACGCAGTATGCCGGAGCTACCCCCGTCATCCGCAACGGTGACGATGGCCGTAATATCGAGAGGCTTTTCTTTGAGTCCCCGCAGCATGACGGACAGCCCGGTTCCTCCACCCATCACGACGATGCGGGGGCGCTTTCTAGCTTGCACAGCCACATTTATCACTTCCCTTAATTAATGCCGATCCCGCTCAGAGTCGCGGTGGCTCACCGATACCGTCTCCGTTTCGCTGACGCCCAGCATTTTGCCGAGATACTCGGCAATCGCTACGGAACGATGCTTCCCGCCGGTACAGCCAATGCCGATGATCACCTGACTCTTGCCTTCCTTGCGGTACTGCGGGATCAAGAAATGCAGCATATCGAGCAGTTTGGTCAGAAAAGCTTGCGTCTCCGGCCATTTCATGACGTACTCGTATACATCGCTGTTTTGGCCGGTATTGGGCCGCAGATGCTCCACATAATGCGGATTGGGCAGAAAACGCACATCAAACACCAGATCGGCGTCAATCGGAATGCCGTACTTAAATCCAAAAGACGTAATGTTGACCGATAACGTGCTGCTCTCCAAATGCGTGAAGCGTGAGATGATCTTCTCCTTCAACCGCACAGGCTTCATGTTGCTGGTATCGATGACCTGGGTGGCCGAATTTTTCAGTTCATCCAGCATTTTGCGCTCCAATCGAATACCGTCGAGCGGCATGCCTTCCGGAGCGAGCGGATGGCGGCGACGGCTTTCCTTGTAACGCTGAACAAGCACGGAGTCCGTGGCATCCAGGAACAGAATCTCGCAGTGGATGGTGAAGTGGTCCTTGATGTAATTCAGCGACTCCGATAAAGCGGTGAAGAATTCGCGGCCACGCAGGTCGATGACCAATGCAACCTTGCCGATCTTACCCTTCGATTGATCGATCAGCTCCGCGAATTTCGGAATGAGCACCGGGGGCAGGTTATCGACGCAAAAGAATCCAAGATCCTCCAGACTTTGTACGGCCAAGGTCTTACCTGCTCCCGACATCCCGGTGATGATGATCAGGGTGGCCATGGATGATGTGTTGCTGCCGCGGTCGGCTGCTTCCAGCATCAGCTTTCCCTCCCTTATAAGTTTAGATCAGACGATGTATGGTGAATAATACTACGAACGCAAGTGCAAACCGGCTGCGCCAACAACGCCGGCGTCGTTGCCAAGCTCAGCTGGAACGATCCGTACGCCGCGCTGAAGCGGTTCCGGCGTCAGTTTAGCAAATACGGCACGAACTTCATTAAACAGAATGTCCCCGGCTTTGGAAACGCCGCCGCCGATGATAAACGCTTCGGGATTTAACACGGCAGCTACGGCTGCCATGGATTTGCCGAGGTAATAGGCTGCGCGATTCACGATGCGAATGGCGACTTCATCGCCCGCTTTCGCAGCATCAAACACTTCCTTCGCCGCAATGCTCTCCACATGCGCAAGGGAAGTGCGATCGCCGCGCTCAACGGCATCCTTCGCCATGCGGATAATGCCGGTTGCCGATGAAACCGTCTCCAGACAGCCCATTTCGCCGCATCCGCATTGAATGGCTTCCAGATCAGGCACGACCGAGATGTGCCCAAGCTCGCCGGCCATGCCGCCAAAGCCTTGATAAATTTTGCCGTTTACGATAATGCCCCCGCCCACGCCGGTTCCGAGCGTGTAGCATACGCAGTTCTCCACGCCGCGTCCTGCGCCGCTCCAAGCCTCACCCAGGGCAGCCACATTGGCGTCGTTGTCTATTTTGACGGGCTTGCCGAGACGCTCTTCAAGCAGTGCGCGAATCGGTACATCTTTAAATCCTACATTCGGTGCCAGAATGATGATGCCTTCACGTATATTCGTAAACCCGGCGAAACCAGCTCCCACACCAGCAAGTTGATCCCAGCTGTATGGCGATTCTTCCACAATGTGACGCACATATTTCTCAATGTTGTCGATAACCGTGTCAACGCCTTTGGCTGTTTCCGTCGGCCCTTCGTACTTCTGCAGAAGATGCCCTTCTTCGTTACATATTCCAACTTTAATAGCTGTTCCGCCAAGATCGACACCGACGTAGATGTTCTCAGACATGTTTCAAGCCACCTTTTTCCTTCTATATTATAGATTGCTCCTACTGTACCCACTATAATTGAAGGCACTCCTGCGGTCAAGAGAAGACAACCGGACGTGAAACTCGAACCAGCCCTTTAAATTCGCATGTGTAAACGCATACACTCACATTCGAAATCGCCCCTGTTTGTTCATAATCTTGCTTCCCCAACTCCCCCCGATAAATCCAACATGACAAAAGTCACTCCGAAGTGATGACATCCTTTACTAACGGCAACTCCTTCGCTTTCGTATGATGAGAACAGATCATTTCGATTACGGAGGAGCGATTCCATGACAAACCCAATCCATGAACCTATTGCAGAGCTGCGGCAGGTAACCAAGATGTTCGGGAGCAAAAAAGCCGTCAACCAAGTGTCGTTTACGATAGAAAAAGGATCCATCACAGCCATTCTCGGTCCTAACGGGGCCGGCAAATCAACCGCCATCTCCATGATGCTGGGCCTTAAGGACGCCAGCGAAGGCAAGGTTCTCCTGTTCGGCCAAAGCCCGAAGGACTTGAAGGTCAGAGAGAAGATCGGCGCCATGCTTCAAGAAGTCAGCGTCATGGACGGGCTTCGCACACGCGAGATCATCAACCTCATTCGCGGCTATTATCCGAATCCGCTGTCGCTTGACGACATCGCCCTGCTAAGCGGGCTCACACCCGAAGAGCTTAACAAATGGGCCGTTAAAATGTCCGGCGGCCAGAAACGCAAACTCAGCTTTGCGCTGGCGATTGCAGGCAACCCCGAGCTGTTATTCTTCGACGAGCCGACGGTCGGCCTGGATACCTCGGCACGCCGGTTATTCTGGCAGACGGTGCGCAAGCTGGCCGATCAGGGAAAAACCATCCTGTTCACCACGCACTACCTGCAAGAGGCGGACGATATGGCAGACCGCATACTGCTGTTCCATCAGGGTCAGGTGGCTGCAGACGGCACGCCGGAAGCGATCAAAGCCAAGCTGACCCGAAGGTCGGTCTCCTTTATCGTGGATGCAGACCACCGGCAGGTCAAGGAGCTGCTGCGTGAAGTACCCGGCGTCACCGATGTGTTTGAGAACAATGGCCGTTTGAACGCCGTCACGGATGATACGGACACGGCGCTGGCTGCCTTGTTCCGGGCCGGGCTCGCCGTACGCGACGTTCGCATCGATCAAGGAAGTCTGGATGAAGCATTTGACCTATTAACGATGGATCAAGGGGAGGCCGTATAATCATGACAACCTGGAAACTGATTACCTTACAATGCAGAATGGAATTGCTTCGAATGGTACGCAATCCGTATTATATTTTCTGGTCGCTGGCGATGCCGATCCTGTTTTATTTCATTTTTACCCGCGTCGTGAATACGGGGGCGGACGATGCCGGACAATGGCAGGCGCATTATCTCATGTCGATGGCATCCTTCAGCGTCATGGGGACCGCCATCATGTCCCTCGGCATACGACTCGTTCAGGAACGAGTACAGGGCTGGGCCGTATACATGCGTGTAACGCCGCTTCCCGGCAGCGTGTACTTCTTCGGCAAAATGTTTGTGCAGACGGTTATGCATCTGCTCTGCATTATCGTGATTTTCGTAGCCGGCTACCTGATTAACGGCGTCTCCCTCACCTTCGGACAGTGGCTGCTCAGCGGACTGTGGATTCTGATCGCATCCGTTCCGTTTCTTGCCATCGGCACCCTGATCGGCTCCATGAAACGGGTCGATACGGCAAGCGGCGTCAGCAACGGCATCTACTTGGGACTGGCCGTTACGGGCGGGATGTGGTTCCCGATCGAAGCGATGCCTTCCATCATGCAGGCCATCGGCAAGTGGATGCCTTCCTACCATTTCGGCGGAGGCGCCTGGTCGATCGTGCGCGGAGAAGCGCCGGGCCTGGACAATTTCATGGTTTTGGCAGGATATTTGGTCGTATTTATGTTACTATCCACCTATATTCGGAAAAAACAACAAGCCGATTAAGGAGATAGGATGATGGCTTCATGAAAAAATTGAAAGAGGCAAAATCCGCGGGGTTCGAGGTGTTTCCAACGCAGCTGGGGTTTTTCCCCTATTTATGGCTCATTTATATGTCCCTTCCCGTGATCAACATGCTGCGCGAGGAAGGCTGGAAGATGGGGATCGGCTTTGCGCTGATCGGCTTGTTTCTTGTCACCTACCGCCAGCTCTACTTCGCCGCGGGTACCCCTCGTTTCTTTGTGTGGCTGGGCATTCAGATGTCCATCATTTTCATTCTCTGCATGTGGTATCACCCGACCTACATGTACATGGGCTTTTTTACGGCCAATTTCATCGGCTGGTATACCGACCGGCGCAAATTCACGATATCCCTCGTGCTGTTTGGCATCATCGAGACGATTCCTTTAATCAAGAACGCGAGCATGCTGGGAAAGGATCTGCTCTTTATGATTCCTTTCTTTCTCATCATGCTGTTTTCGCCCTTCGGCATCCGCTCGCTGAACCGGCGACAGGAGTTGGAGAGGGAGCTCGCCGAGGCTAACGAGCAAATCCGCAATCTGATTAAAGGCGAAGAGCGGATGCGTATTGCCAGGGATCTTCACGACACCTTGGGTCATACCCTGTCTCTCATCACGTTGAAGAGCCAGCTTGTGGAGAAGCTGGCGGCTAAGGACCCCGTGAAGGCCCAACTGGAAGCCCGGGAGATCCAGAATACCTCGCGGGCTGCGCTTCGCCAAGTGCGTGAACTGGTATCCGACATGCGGACCGCCACCCTGCCCGAGGAATTATTGGAGGCCCAGATCATTCTGGAGAGCGCCGATATCCAGCTGGTCTCCACCGGTGATCCCAAGCTGGAGGGCATATCCGACTTGGCCCACAACATTCTGAGCCTCTGCTTGCGGGAAGCCGTGACCAACGTAGTGAAGCACAGCCAGGCAAGCCAGTGCCGAATCGACATCGAGTCGCTGGATAATGAATGGCGGCTGTTGGTGGCGGACAACGGAATCGGCCTTAAGGGCAAAGATGCTGGGGCATCCAGTACCGACAGCAATGGCTTGAAGGGGATGGCGGAACGGCTGTCCCTCATCGGGGGCACCGTTGAGGCCGTCTCCGGGCCGCAAGGCACGAAATTGAGCATTCGCGTTCCGATCATCATCAAGAACCGGAA
Proteins encoded:
- a CDS encoding ROK family glucokinase; this encodes MSENIYVGVDLGGTAIKVGICNEEGHLLQKYEGPTETAKGVDTVIDNIEKYVRHIVEESPYSWDQLAGVGAGFAGFTNIREGIIILAPNVGFKDVPIRALLEERLGKPVKIDNDANVAALGEAWSGAGRGVENCVCYTLGTGVGGGIIVNGKIYQGFGGMAGELGHISVVPDLEAIQCGCGEMGCLETVSSATGIIRMAKDAVERGDRTSLAHVESIAAKEVFDAAKAGDEVAIRIVNRAAYYLGKSMAAVAAVLNPEAFIIGGGVSKAGDILFNEVRAVFAKLTPEPLQRGVRIVPAELGNDAGVVGAAGLHLRS
- a CDS encoding HPr family phosphocarrier protein, with product MTKHPVVVRLKTGLHARPAALFVQEANKYSSEIFVEKDDKKVNAKSIMGIMSLAISSGTEVYISAEGADAEQAVTSLVNLVSKEELENQ
- the whiA gene encoding DNA-binding protein WhiA; this encodes MSFAAQTKKELTMIESQSCCEKAELSALIRMNGSVQLSNKKVILDISTENAAIARRIYSLIKKHFQAHTELLVRKKMRLKKNNVYIVRIPAQVQEILKELRIVSEGFLFQSRIDEQIVRKNCCKRAYLRGAFMAGGSVNNPEGSSYHLEIASMYEEHCQSLVDLANEFHLNARCIERKKGFIFYIKEGEKIIEFLNLIGAHQALFKFEDVRIMRDMRNSVNRIVNCETANLNKTIGAAVRQIENIKLLQKEVGLENLPDKLREVAEIRLAHPDMNLKEVGELLKGTVSKSGVNHRLRKIDELAEKIRNA
- a CDS encoding ABC transporter permease; its protein translation is MTTWKLITLQCRMELLRMVRNPYYIFWSLAMPILFYFIFTRVVNTGADDAGQWQAHYLMSMASFSVMGTAIMSLGIRLVQERVQGWAVYMRVTPLPGSVYFFGKMFVQTVMHLLCIIVIFVAGYLINGVSLTFGQWLLSGLWILIASVPFLAIGTLIGSMKRVDTASGVSNGIYLGLAVTGGMWFPIEAMPSIMQAIGKWMPSYHFGGGAWSIVRGEAPGLDNFMVLAGYLVVFMLLSTYIRKKQQAD
- a CDS encoding ABC transporter ATP-binding protein; this translates as MTNPIHEPIAELRQVTKMFGSKKAVNQVSFTIEKGSITAILGPNGAGKSTAISMMLGLKDASEGKVLLFGQSPKDLKVREKIGAMLQEVSVMDGLRTREIINLIRGYYPNPLSLDDIALLSGLTPEELNKWAVKMSGGQKRKLSFALAIAGNPELLFFDEPTVGLDTSARRLFWQTVRKLADQGKTILFTTHYLQEADDMADRILLFHQGQVAADGTPEAIKAKLTRRSVSFIVDADHRQVKELLREVPGVTDVFENNGRLNAVTDDTDTALAALFRAGLAVRDVRIDQGSLDEAFDLLTMDQGEAV
- a CDS encoding gluconeogenesis factor YvcK family protein — protein: MGGGTGLSVMLRGLKEKPLDITAIVTVADDGGSSGILRSELQMPPPGDIRNVLTALADVEPLLSDILKYRFKNGSGLAGHSLGNLILAAMTDLHGDFVTAVKEMSRVFVVRGQVLPAAGEAVILHAEMEDGTIVTGESKIPEAGRRIKRIFLEPEHVEPLPEALEAIQQADAILIGPGSLYTSILPNLLVPKLAEAIVSSEAIKMFVCNVMTQPGETDNYTVSDHLQAVYDHIGLHLFDYVIVNDGEIPPQVQDKYAQKGAKPVLLDRDEVTSRGYKLIADKLVLFRTYLRHDADKLSNHIFQLVQDWITRKG
- a CDS encoding sensor histidine kinase, whose product is MKKLKEAKSAGFEVFPTQLGFFPYLWLIYMSLPVINMLREEGWKMGIGFALIGLFLVTYRQLYFAAGTPRFFVWLGIQMSIIFILCMWYHPTYMYMGFFTANFIGWYTDRRKFTISLVLFGIIETIPLIKNASMLGKDLLFMIPFFLIMLFSPFGIRSLNRRQELERELAEANEQIRNLIKGEERMRIARDLHDTLGHTLSLITLKSQLVEKLAAKDPVKAQLEAREIQNTSRAALRQVRELVSDMRTATLPEELLEAQIILESADIQLVSTGDPKLEGISDLAHNILSLCLREAVTNVVKHSQASQCRIDIESLDNEWRLLVADNGIGLKGKDAGASSTDSNGLKGMAERLSLIGGTVEAVSGPQGTKLSIRVPIIIKNRKEDTTHEHQSADSRGPANAARRSGFLA
- the rapZ gene encoding RNase adapter RapZ, with amino-acid sequence MLEAADRGSNTSSMATLIIITGMSGAGKTLAVQSLEDLGFFCVDNLPPVLIPKFAELIDQSKGKIGKVALVIDLRGREFFTALSESLNYIKDHFTIHCEILFLDATDSVLVQRYKESRRRHPLAPEGMPLDGIRLERKMLDELKNSATQVIDTSNMKPVRLKEKIISRFTHLESSTLSVNITSFGFKYGIPIDADLVFDVRFLPNPHYVEHLRPNTGQNSDVYEYVMKWPETQAFLTKLLDMLHFLIPQYRKEGKSQVIIGIGCTGGKHRSVAIAEYLGKMLGVSETETVSVSHRDSERDRH